A window of the Comamonas sp. Y33R10-2 genome harbors these coding sequences:
- the tldD gene encoding metalloprotease TldD: protein MISREPTIERLATARQLLLEPFGLDETHLARALAEIRSHQVDDADLYFQYTRAEGWSLEEGIVKTGSFSIDQGVGVRAVSGEKTAFAYSDDISEASLLDAARTVRSISSASQTRRVKAAKQKITQSRSLYPELDPISTLDSTAKIELLGKVEKLARAKDPRVVQVMAGLASEYDVVMVARADGTLAADVRPLVRLSVTVIAEQKGRREVGSSGGGGRFGLAYFSDEQITQYVDEAVHSALVNLEARPAPAGVMTVVLGSGWPGVLFHEAVGHGLEGDFNRKGSSAFSGRIGQRVAAKGVTVLDDGTIPDRRGSLNVDDEGHVSQRNVLIEDGILKGYIQDSMNARLMGVKPTGNGRRESYAHIPMPRMTNTYMLGGDKDPQEIIGSIKKGLYASNFAGGQVDITSGKFVFSASEAYWVENGKIQYPVKGATIIGSGPESLKHISMIGNDMRLDSGVGTCGKEGQSVPVGVGQPTLRIDGLTVGGTA, encoded by the coding sequence ATGATTTCCCGCGAACCCACCATCGAACGCTTGGCCACGGCCCGTCAGTTGCTGCTTGAGCCTTTCGGCCTAGACGAAACCCATCTTGCGCGCGCGCTTGCCGAAATTCGCTCGCACCAGGTGGATGACGCCGACCTCTACTTCCAGTACACCCGAGCCGAAGGCTGGAGTTTGGAAGAAGGCATCGTCAAGACAGGCTCCTTTTCCATCGACCAGGGCGTGGGCGTTCGCGCGGTCAGCGGCGAGAAGACGGCGTTTGCCTATTCCGACGATATTTCTGAAGCCTCTTTGCTAGACGCTGCGCGCACCGTGCGCTCTATCTCTAGCGCAAGCCAGACGCGTCGAGTCAAGGCTGCTAAGCAGAAAATTACGCAAAGCCGCTCTCTTTACCCCGAGCTGGACCCTATCAGCACGCTAGACAGTACTGCCAAGATTGAGCTGCTGGGCAAGGTGGAAAAGCTGGCCCGCGCCAAAGATCCGCGTGTGGTACAGGTGATGGCCGGTTTGGCCAGTGAATATGACGTGGTGATGGTCGCTCGTGCTGACGGCACGCTCGCTGCCGATGTGCGCCCGCTGGTGCGCTTGTCGGTCACCGTTATTGCCGAGCAAAAGGGTCGTCGCGAGGTGGGCTCTTCCGGCGGTGGCGGACGTTTCGGTCTGGCTTATTTCAGTGACGAGCAAATCACCCAATATGTTGATGAAGCAGTGCACTCCGCACTGGTCAACTTGGAAGCACGCCCCGCACCCGCAGGCGTGATGACCGTGGTGCTGGGCTCGGGCTGGCCCGGCGTGCTGTTCCACGAAGCAGTGGGTCACGGCTTGGAAGGCGACTTCAACCGTAAGGGCTCTAGCGCCTTCAGTGGCCGCATTGGTCAGCGCGTGGCAGCCAAGGGCGTCACTGTGCTGGACGACGGCACCATCCCTGATCGCCGTGGCTCGCTGAATGTGGACGACGAAGGCCACGTAAGCCAGCGCAATGTGCTGATTGAAGACGGCATCTTGAAGGGCTACATCCAGGATTCGATGAATGCCCGCCTCATGGGGGTCAAGCCCACCGGTAATGGCCGTCGCGAAAGCTACGCCCACATTCCCATGCCGCGCATGACCAACACTTATATGTTGGGTGGCGATAAGGACCCGCAGGAAATCATCGGCTCCATCAAAAAGGGCTTGTACGCCAGCAATTTTGCGGGCGGTCAAGTGGACATCACCAGCGGCAAGTTTGTGTTCTCTGCAAGTGAAGCCTACTGGGTGGAAAACGGCAAGATTCAGTATCCCGTCAAGGGCGCCACCATCATCGGCAGCGGCCCTGAATCGCTCAAGCACATCAGCATGATCGGCAACGATATGCGTCTGGACTCTGGCGTGGGAACCTGCGGCAAAGAAGGCCAGAGCGTGCCTGTGGGCGTGGGCCAGCCAACGCTGCGTATTGATGGCCTGACGGTCGGCGGTACGGCTTAA
- a CDS encoding YqiA/YcfP family alpha/beta fold hydrolase, with the protein MTTTHLLYLHGFRSSPQSNKARIMADYVGAQHSKVRWWCPQLPPSPRDAAALIAEGIASWPRQSMAVMGSSLGGYYASWVAQLARCKSVLINPAVNPARDLEKYIGEQASWHDPEDTFFFRPEYIDELRQLDTRSMTPAAPEMALIAQGDEVLSWTEMSERYPHALQLVQEGGDHALTDFPEYLGRIDEFLMLA; encoded by the coding sequence ATGACAACCACCCACCTGCTGTATCTGCACGGTTTTCGCTCCTCCCCCCAATCCAATAAGGCCCGCATCATGGCGGACTATGTCGGCGCCCAGCACTCCAAGGTGCGCTGGTGGTGCCCACAGTTGCCGCCCTCTCCGCGCGATGCGGCGGCTTTAATTGCGGAAGGCATTGCCAGCTGGCCGCGCCAGAGCATGGCCGTCATGGGCTCATCACTGGGCGGTTATTACGCCAGTTGGGTGGCGCAGTTGGCGCGCTGCAAGAGCGTGCTGATCAACCCGGCCGTCAACCCGGCCCGGGACCTCGAGAAATACATTGGCGAGCAAGCCAGCTGGCATGACCCAGAGGACACGTTCTTCTTTCGCCCTGAATACATCGATGAATTGCGACAGCTTGATACACGAAGCATGACGCCAGCCGCACCAGAGATGGCACTCATCGCACAAGGTGATGAAGTACTGAGCTGGACGGAGATGAGTGAGCGTTACCCCCATGCGCTGCAACTGGTGCAAGAAGGCGGCGACCACGCACTGACGGATTTCCCTGAGTATCTGGGCCGGATTGACGAGTTTTTAATGCTGGCGTGA
- the rodA gene encoding rod shape-determining protein RodA, with translation MSATEFDKPSLLQRIVPLFRGFDFLLLLFIAMLAGAGLLAMYSAGFDHGTRFRDHGRNMLIAASLLFLLAQVPPQQLMKVAVPLYVLGVTLLVAVLLFGITKKGATRWVNVGVVIQPSELLKIATPLMLAWWFQRREGNLRASDFAVAFVLLMLPVGLIMKQPDLGTSLLVMAAGLSVIFFAGLPWKLIVPPVILAVVGILLIVWFEPQLCLDGGSWYFLHDYQRTRVCTLLDPTRDPLGKGFHIIQGMIAIGSGGVWGKGFMAGTQTHLEFIPERTTDFIFAAYSEEFGLVGNLFILAGFLLLVWRGLAIAMYANSLFGRLMAGAVAMIFFTYAFVNMGMVSGILPVVGVPLPFISYGGTAMVTLGLALGVLMSVSRAQRQLPGGDGHIPHG, from the coding sequence ATGTCCGCCACCGAATTTGATAAGCCCTCTTTGCTGCAACGCATTGTTCCGCTGTTTCGCGGCTTTGACTTTTTGCTGCTTCTGTTTATAGCCATGCTGGCCGGGGCGGGGCTGCTGGCGATGTACTCAGCGGGCTTCGATCACGGCACGCGCTTTAGAGACCACGGGCGCAATATGTTGATTGCTGCCAGCCTTTTGTTCCTGCTGGCGCAGGTGCCGCCGCAGCAATTGATGAAGGTGGCGGTACCGCTTTATGTTCTGGGCGTGACGCTGCTGGTGGCCGTGCTCCTCTTCGGTATCACCAAGAAAGGCGCAACGCGCTGGGTGAATGTGGGGGTGGTGATTCAGCCTTCAGAGCTATTAAAGATTGCGACGCCGCTGATGCTAGCTTGGTGGTTTCAGCGCCGAGAAGGCAATTTGCGCGCCTCAGACTTTGCCGTCGCCTTTGTGCTGCTGATGCTGCCTGTGGGCCTGATCATGAAGCAGCCGGATTTGGGCACATCGCTGCTGGTCATGGCTGCAGGCCTGTCCGTCATCTTTTTTGCGGGTTTGCCTTGGAAGCTGATCGTGCCGCCGGTGATCTTGGCTGTGGTGGGTATCTTGCTGATCGTGTGGTTCGAGCCTCAACTGTGCCTTGATGGTGGAAGCTGGTATTTTCTGCACGACTACCAGCGCACCCGAGTCTGCACATTGCTGGACCCCACGCGTGACCCGCTGGGTAAGGGTTTTCACATCATTCAGGGAATGATTGCGATTGGCTCGGGCGGGGTTTGGGGCAAGGGCTTTATGGCTGGCACACAGACCCACTTGGAGTTCATCCCCGAGCGCACCACCGATTTCATCTTTGCCGCTTACTCCGAGGAGTTTGGGCTGGTCGGCAATTTATTCATCCTCGCCGGCTTTTTGCTGCTGGTCTGGCGCGGTCTGGCGATTGCCATGTACGCCAATTCATTATTTGGCCGTTTGATGGCAGGGGCCGTGGCCATGATTTTCTTCACCTATGCTTTTGTGAACATGGGTATGGTCAGCGGCATTCTTCCAGTAGTGGGCGTGCCTTTGCCTTTTATTAGCTATGGCGGTACAGCCATGGTCACGCTGGGGCTGGCGCTGGGGGTGTTGATGTCAGTCTCACGGGCGCAGCGCCAGTTGCCGGGTGGCGATGGGCATATTCCTCATGGTTAA
- a CDS encoding ribonuclease catalytic domain-containing protein: protein MHALFEEAGKFLAGRILSEAESSAQVELDSGKRVKVKSANILLKFEKPAPAELIAQGQAQASEIDLDLAWEFASDEEFGFADLARDYFSESATLAQQVGALFCLFEAPHYFRRAGKGRFKKAPAEILQQALAAIEKKKLIQAQIDGWAEELGRGECPQAVRDQLYKILFRPDKNAAEYKAVVEATRATKMAPLDLLHRAGAIDSSYQFHWKRFLFDNFPKGTGFPALEAPQPPADLPLAEVNAFSIDDSATTEIDDALSVTGLGTGTVTVGIHIAAPGLAITPGSDLDKLGRNRLSTVYMPGYKITMLPDEVVQIYTLDEGRANPAVSLYVTINEETLETVSSETRLERVPVDVNFRYDKLDHIVTEEWLTDTSIEVENTPESLLGKREELTFLQRWSKFLKANREVVRGKPENFNRPDYNFRLVGNDGAEPNGSEQVQITVRKRGAPLDLIVAEAAIVANSTWGLMLAEHGVPGIYRSQASLAPGVKVRMSTKALPHAGIGVKAYSWATSPLRRYTDLVNQWQIIACTRHGKTAALAAPFKPKDAELFGIISSFDGAYSAYNGYQGGMERFWTLKYLEQNGITELTASVFKEGPNGSFLVRADNLPLVLPVLGAQNLPRGAHIRIKLGEIDEISLDITGTLIERLDAEAQAQPEGDDSGEDDEDDAVAGPIAIAVDMNDAEAPAADKPQP from the coding sequence ATGCACGCACTGTTTGAAGAAGCCGGTAAATTTTTGGCCGGACGCATCCTCTCTGAAGCCGAATCCTCTGCCCAAGTCGAACTGGACTCGGGTAAGCGGGTTAAGGTCAAGTCCGCCAACATTCTTCTCAAGTTTGAGAAGCCAGCGCCTGCCGAGCTCATCGCTCAAGGCCAAGCGCAGGCAAGCGAGATCGATCTAGATCTGGCTTGGGAGTTTGCGTCGGATGAAGAATTCGGCTTTGCCGACCTAGCGCGCGACTATTTCTCGGAATCAGCCACGCTGGCCCAGCAGGTCGGCGCGCTGTTTTGCCTGTTTGAGGCACCGCACTACTTCCGCCGCGCAGGCAAGGGCCGCTTCAAGAAGGCGCCCGCTGAAATTTTGCAGCAAGCGCTGGCCGCCATTGAAAAAAAGAAACTGATTCAGGCCCAGATTGACGGCTGGGCCGAAGAGTTGGGCCGCGGCGAATGCCCGCAAGCCGTTCGCGATCAGCTCTACAAAATTCTGTTCAGACCCGACAAGAATGCGGCTGAATACAAGGCCGTCGTCGAAGCCACCCGCGCCACCAAGATGGCGCCGCTGGACTTGCTGCACCGCGCAGGCGCCATTGACTCGTCCTACCAGTTCCACTGGAAGCGCTTCCTGTTCGACAACTTCCCCAAGGGCACGGGCTTCCCGGCTCTGGAAGCGCCCCAGCCACCGGCAGACCTGCCTCTGGCCGAGGTCAATGCTTTCTCTATCGACGATTCGGCCACCACCGAAATCGACGATGCCCTGTCCGTCACCGGCTTGGGGACGGGCACGGTCACCGTGGGTATTCACATTGCAGCCCCCGGTCTGGCCATCACGCCCGGCAGCGATCTGGACAAACTGGGCCGCAATCGCCTGTCCACCGTGTACATGCCCGGCTACAAGATCACCATGCTCCCCGATGAGGTGGTGCAGATCTACACGCTGGATGAAGGCCGCGCCAACCCCGCCGTGTCGCTGTACGTGACCATCAACGAGGAAACGCTGGAGACCGTCTCCAGCGAAACCCGCCTTGAGCGCGTGCCCGTGGATGTCAACTTCCGCTACGACAAGCTCGACCACATCGTCACCGAAGAATGGCTGACCGACACCTCGATTGAGGTCGAAAACACGCCTGAGTCCTTGCTGGGTAAGCGCGAAGAGCTCACCTTTTTACAGCGCTGGTCCAAGTTCCTCAAGGCCAACCGCGAAGTGGTTCGCGGCAAGCCTGAGAACTTCAACCGCCCGGACTACAACTTCCGCCTCGTCGGCAACGACGGTGCCGAGCCCAATGGCAGCGAGCAAGTACAAATCACCGTGCGCAAGCGCGGCGCGCCGCTGGACTTGATCGTGGCCGAGGCCGCAATTGTGGCCAACAGCACTTGGGGTTTGATGCTGGCCGAGCACGGCGTGCCCGGCATTTACCGCAGCCAGGCCAGCTTGGCCCCGGGAGTCAAGGTGCGCATGAGCACCAAGGCACTGCCCCACGCCGGTATTGGCGTAAAGGCCTACTCTTGGGCCACCTCGCCCCTGCGCCGCTATACCGACTTGGTCAACCAGTGGCAAATCATTGCCTGCACCCGCCACGGAAAAACTGCCGCGCTGGCTGCTCCTTTCAAGCCCAAGGATGCAGAGCTGTTCGGCATCATCAGCAGCTTTGACGGTGCTTATAGCGCCTACAACGGCTATCAAGGCGGCATGGAGCGCTTCTGGACACTCAAGTATCTGGAGCAAAACGGTATTACCGAGCTGACAGCCAGCGTCTTCAAGGAAGGGCCCAATGGTTCTTTCTTGGTGCGCGCCGACAATCTGCCGCTGGTGCTACCGGTGCTGGGTGCGCAAAACCTGCCGCGTGGTGCGCATATCCGCATCAAGCTCGGCGAGATTGACGAGATCTCGCTGGACATCACGGGCACGCTCATCGAGCGTCTGGATGCCGAAGCCCAGGCTCAGCCCGAAGGCGACGACAGCGGCGAAGATGATGAAGATGATGCCGTAGCCGGTCCCATTGCCATTGCAGTGGATATGAACGACGCAGAAGCCCCGGCTGCTGACAAGCCGCAGCCCTGA